A segment of the Aridibaculum aurantiacum genome:
CCTTTCAAAGAAAAACATATTCAGGAATTGCAACAGTACTTACCTGCAACACGCATTGTTTTAGTAGATGGCGAAATGTTTAGCTGGTATGGTAGCAGGCTGGTGGATGCACCAAAGTATTTTCACCAACTGCTGGAAGAAATACGATCAAATCAGGTAAATTGCTAAAATGAGTTTTAGCGACCAGTTCAATGCAGAGCGGGAAAAAGTATCAGATGCGCCGTCACGTAAGAAGCCGATGTATCCCATCAACACCAAACTTCGGCACTACCTGCAGCAATATGGTCGAGAGGTAAAACTTCCGGTATTATACGCCGACCTTGCTCGCATAACCTTCTCTGTTCCGCTACTGGATAAATATGGCAACGATACGCATTGGGAAAAGGTGGTTTACGATATGCGTGAATGGGAATTTATTCGCGATGGCTTGTTGCAGATCTATGCCATTCTCAAAACAGAAGGAAATCTTGCTTTTTCTAAACACCTGGATGTAGCACGGATTGACTTCTGCCCGTTTGGTAACTCCCATCCTTTTCGCATCCGCATTGTAAATAAGTTCAACGACAACTACGATCATTTTTACATAAAGCAGGCAGATGCCTCACGTATCTACGGCCTTGAGCTTGAGCACTTATTATCACCAAACCGTATAACTTATTTTACCTTTCTTGACACCATGGTAGAAGAACATATTCCCGGAATTCCCGGTGATATGTTCATCAAAAACTACCTGGAACAACCACATACCAACAAGATCAGGCTTTCCAAGGAGTTCGTTAAATTCAACGAACGTTGCTTTCTCAGGCTACTGGGCGATATGCGTTCTTATAATTATGTAGTTGATATAACACCCGATATTGAAGACTTGCAATACCGCATACGCGCTATAGATTTTGACCAGCAATCCTACGAGAGCCGTAAGAATCTTTACCTGCCCCAGTTTTTCAAAGAGAACCTTCCTTTTGTAAATACAGCGCTAGAGCACCTGAACAAAGATTCCATAGAACAATACCAAACTGAAGAACGAACCATGATGGCTTTCCGGGTTGCTGATTCTCGCTTCCGCTTAATGGAACTCTTCAACATTATGTGCAAGGACAACATCTCTTCGCCAGAGAAGATAGAACAACTAAAAACGGAACTTGCATTTTATCATGATAACAAGCGCTTTTTGAAAGCAAGAACAATGGGTGATATTGTAAAACTGAACCTGAAACAAACGCTTCATAAGAATATACGTTTCGTTGAGAAAAGCAGGGTAAGAAGTGTGTATTAGCTTCTCCCTCAACCGCTATATTCTATTTCCTTCTATCTTTGCCAGCACTAAAAACTGCGCTTAATATTCGTAGTTCTGAACCTGCAATATTCAGTTCCGCTACGGGTACCGCTGGTTATTTACTATGCATCTAAGTGCAGTAGACGATAGAAGAAAAATTATACACTAACCAAACCACTGACCACTTGCCATGGCAAATCAAAAAATCCTGGAACTTTTAGGTGACAAAGCAGAATACCTGCTAAACCACGAGTGTAAAACAATTGATAAGTCAACTATTCATCTTCCCTCTCCCAACCATGTTGATGAAAACTGGGTGAACAGCAATCGCAGCAACCAGGTTCTGCGCAGCATGCACACTTTGTTGAACACAGGCCGCCTTGCCGGAACAGGCCACTGCAGCATCTTCCCTGTTGACCAGGGAATTGAACACAGCGGTGGTGCATCATTCGCTCCCAATCCTATTTATTTCGATCCTGAAAACATAATAAAGCTTGCTATAGAAGGTGGTTGCAACGGTGTAGCCAGTACCTATGGCGTACTAGGTATCATGAGCCGCAAGTATGCGCACAAGATACCTTTCATTGTAAAGATCAACCACAACGAGTTTCTTAGCTATCCCAATAAGTTCGACCAGACCATGTTTGGCACCATTAAGAATGCATGGGATATGGGAGCTGTAGCGGTAGGTGCTACCATCTATTGGGGAAGCGCCGAAAGTTCCCGCCAGCTTAAGGAAGTTGCCGAAGCATTTGAAATAGCGCATTCTTTAGGTATGGCTACCATTCTTTGGTGTTACACCCGCAACAATGCCTTTAAGGTTGATGGTAAAGATTATCATACTTCAGCCGATCTTACCGGGCAGGCAAATCATCTTGGTGTTACGCTGCAGGCAGATATCATCAAGCAAAAACTGCCTACCAACAATGGCGGGTACCTGGCTACCAAGCACGGCAAAACTCACAAGTTGGTATACGAAAAACTTACTTCCGATCACCCAGTCGATCTTACCCGTTACCAGTTGCTCAATTGCTTCAACGGACGTGTAGGCCTGATAAATAGCGGTGGCGAAAGCATGGGCGACAGCGACCTGCAGGAAGCAGTGATCACAGCGGTAGTGAACAAGCGTGCCGGTGGAATGGGACTAATTCTTGGACGTAAAGCATTCCAGCGCCCGTTCCAGGATGGTGTCAGCCTGCTGCACGCTATACAGGATGTTTACCTGGACGAATCAATTACAGTAGCATAAAAAAAGAATACCTGTCGTAGCAATATGACAGGTATTTTTGTAACCAGCAGTAGTACCCTGTGGCATCATCGTTGTGTCACTCACTTGTACTACAGTACATAAAGCAGCAAAAGCTGCATATTAGTTTAAACATTAGAACAAAATGATAATGATCTAGCAAAGCGTTGACAGCAACTGGGAATTCTTACTGCGTACTATGTACTCCGTTTTTTTTCTAAAGCTGTCAGCTCAACCAGCACTAGATTTTATCACTATCTTCAATCCCCCAATTGAAAAGCGTATGAAAAAAGAAGAGGATTTTGATGCCAACCTGACCGGCGATGAAACCAAGAACGAAGAAGGAAGGCCGCGCTGGTTTAAGCGCATAAAAAAAGGAATTCTTACGCCTTCTTCAGAAAAGAAGGAAACACCGGAAGGGCTTTGGGCTAAATGTCCTGAGTGCAATTATATCTCAACCGCAGCAGATCTGAAAGAAGCATATTACGTATGCCAGAAGTGCGATCATCATCACCGCGTTGGTAGCAGCGAGTACTACGAGATCATCTACGATAACAACGAATACACCGAACTGTTCGAGAACATTCTTAGCAAGGACTACCTTGGTTTTACCGACCTGAAACCATACGGCAAAAGGTTGGAAGACATTTGGAACAAGACTGACCTGAAAGACAGTATGCGTGTTGCTACCGGCAAGGTAGACGGGCAGGAAATTGTAATCGCATGCATGGACTTTGAGTTCATCGGTGGAAGTCTCGGAAGTGTTATGGGTGAAAAATTCAGCCGCGCTGTTGATTATTGTATTGAGCATAAACTGCCGTACATGGTCATCAGCAAAAGTGGTGGTGCCCGCATGATGGAAAGTGCTTTTAGCCTGATGCAACTTGCAAAAACCAGCGGTAAACTTTCGCAACTTAGCGATGCACAGCTTCCGTACATAAGCATGCTTACAGATCCAACCTTTGGAGGTATATCAGCGAGCTTCGGTATGCTGGGCGATCTGAATATTGCAGAACCTGGTGCTCTTATTGGTTTTGCTGGGCCTCGTGTAATTAAAGAAACCATCAAAAAAGATCTTCCTGCAGGTTTCCAGCGCAGCGAGTTTCTGCTGGAGCATGGTTTCCTGGATTTCATTGTTCACCGCAGGTCATTAAAGCAAAAGCTGGCGCAGGTTATCAGGCTCTTCC
Coding sequences within it:
- a CDS encoding class I fructose-bisphosphate aldolase, coding for MANQKILELLGDKAEYLLNHECKTIDKSTIHLPSPNHVDENWVNSNRSNQVLRSMHTLLNTGRLAGTGHCSIFPVDQGIEHSGGASFAPNPIYFDPENIIKLAIEGGCNGVASTYGVLGIMSRKYAHKIPFIVKINHNEFLSYPNKFDQTMFGTIKNAWDMGAVAVGATIYWGSAESSRQLKEVAEAFEIAHSLGMATILWCYTRNNAFKVDGKDYHTSADLTGQANHLGVTLQADIIKQKLPTNNGGYLATKHGKTHKLVYEKLTSDHPVDLTRYQLLNCFNGRVGLINSGGESMGDSDLQEAVITAVVNKRAGGMGLILGRKAFQRPFQDGVSLLHAIQDVYLDESITVA
- the accD gene encoding acetyl-CoA carboxylase, carboxyltransferase subunit beta, with product MKKEEDFDANLTGDETKNEEGRPRWFKRIKKGILTPSSEKKETPEGLWAKCPECNYISTAADLKEAYYVCQKCDHHHRVGSSEYYEIIYDNNEYTELFENILSKDYLGFTDLKPYGKRLEDIWNKTDLKDSMRVATGKVDGQEIVIACMDFEFIGGSLGSVMGEKFSRAVDYCIEHKLPYMVISKSGGARMMESAFSLMQLAKTSGKLSQLSDAQLPYISMLTDPTFGGISASFGMLGDLNIAEPGALIGFAGPRVIKETIKKDLPAGFQRSEFLLEHGFLDFIVHRRSLKQKLAQVIRLFQS